The following coding sequences are from one Bradyrhizobium sp. WSM471 window:
- the ilvC gene encoding ketol-acid reductoisomerase, translating to MRVYYDRDADLNLIKGKKVVIVGYGSQGHAHALNLKDSGVKDVAIALRKGSASAKKAEAAGFKVMEVAEAAKWADLVMMLTPDELQGDIYREHLHDNMKKGAALVFAHGLNVHFNLLDPRADLDVLMIAPKGPGHTVRSEYQRGGGVPCLIAIAKDVSGNAHDLGLSYASAVGGGRAGIIETTFKEECETDLFGEQVVLCGGLVELIKGGYETLVEAGYAPEMAYFECLHEVKLIVDLIYEGGIANMNYSISNTAEYGEYVTGPRIVTDETKKEMKRVLNDIQSGKFARDWMLENKVNQTSFKATRAKLAEHPIEEVGAKLRDMMPWIKKGALVDKSKN from the coding sequence ATGCGTGTTTATTACGATCGCGACGCCGACCTGAACCTGATCAAGGGCAAGAAGGTCGTCATCGTCGGCTATGGCAGCCAGGGCCACGCCCATGCGCTGAACCTGAAGGATTCCGGCGTCAAGGACGTGGCGATTGCGCTCCGCAAGGGTTCGGCCTCGGCCAAGAAGGCGGAAGCTGCCGGCTTCAAGGTGATGGAAGTGGCCGAGGCCGCCAAATGGGCCGACCTCGTCATGATGCTGACCCCGGACGAGCTCCAGGGCGACATCTACCGCGAGCACCTGCACGACAACATGAAGAAGGGCGCCGCCCTCGTCTTCGCGCACGGTCTCAACGTCCACTTCAACCTGCTCGACCCGCGCGCCGATCTCGACGTTCTCATGATCGCGCCGAAGGGCCCCGGCCACACTGTTCGTTCCGAATACCAGCGCGGCGGCGGCGTGCCCTGCCTGATCGCGATCGCAAAGGACGTCTCGGGCAACGCCCACGACCTCGGCCTGTCCTACGCCTCCGCGGTCGGCGGCGGCCGTGCCGGCATCATCGAGACCACCTTCAAGGAAGAATGCGAGACCGACCTGTTCGGTGAGCAGGTCGTGCTCTGCGGCGGCCTGGTCGAACTGATCAAGGGCGGCTACGAGACCCTGGTCGAAGCCGGCTACGCCCCGGAGATGGCCTATTTCGAGTGCCTGCACGAGGTGAAGCTGATCGTCGACCTGATCTATGAAGGCGGCATCGCCAACATGAACTACTCGATCTCCAACACCGCGGAATATGGCGAGTACGTCACTGGTCCGCGCATCGTCACCGACGAGACCAAGAAGGAGATGAAGCGGGTTCTGAACGACATCCAGTCCGGCAAGTTCGCCCGCGACTGGATGCTCGAGAACAAGGTCAACCAGACCTCGTTCAAGGCGACCCGCGCCAAGCTCGCCGAGCACCCGATCGAGGAAGTCGGCGCCAAGCTGCGCGACATGATGCCCTGGATCAAGAAGGGCGCGCTGGTCGACAAGTCGAAGAACTAA
- a CDS encoding LysE family translocator has protein sequence MSQSLLYAFLAFMAVMYFTPGPNNIMLLSSGLTYGFRRTIPHIVGVVIGFAFMIAAVGLGLGTVFLAYPILQTILKYAGAAYLIYLAAVIALSGPTTPDGETGRGPMTFWGAAMFQWINAKGWVIVIGTITAYAAIAQFPINIAIQTLVSLLVGAVSTVVWVLFGTALRPVLTSERLVRAFNILMAILLLASLYPVVMDA, from the coding sequence ATGTCCCAGTCGCTGCTGTATGCCTTCCTCGCCTTCATGGCCGTGATGTATTTCACGCCTGGGCCGAACAACATCATGTTGCTGTCCTCCGGGCTGACTTATGGCTTCCGTCGCACGATTCCCCACATCGTCGGCGTCGTCATCGGCTTCGCCTTCATGATTGCAGCGGTCGGCCTCGGGCTCGGCACAGTGTTTCTGGCCTATCCGATCCTGCAGACCATTCTGAAATATGCCGGCGCGGCCTATCTGATTTATCTTGCCGCCGTGATTGCTTTGTCCGGCCCGACCACGCCTGATGGTGAGACCGGCCGCGGCCCGATGACCTTCTGGGGCGCGGCGATGTTCCAGTGGATCAACGCCAAGGGCTGGGTGATCGTGATCGGCACAATCACCGCCTACGCGGCGATTGCCCAATTCCCCATCAATATCGCGATCCAGACCCTGGTCAGCCTACTCGTCGGCGCGGTCTCGACCGTGGTCTGGGTCCTGTTCGGCACTGCACTACGGCCGGTGCTGACCTCCGAGCGGCTGGTCCGCGCCTTCAACATCCTGATGGCCATCCTGCTGCTGGCGTCCCTCTATCCCGTGGTCATGGATGCATGA